Proteins encoded by one window of Ramlibacter tataouinensis:
- a CDS encoding ATP-grasp domain-containing protein has translation MNPAGPDLVVLHEHPEWQRPLFAALERRGVRFAPFDVTRAAFVNTEVPGARLYFNQASPSAYLRGNTRAVPLALAYMRTLERLGARVLNGAGAFALELSKSAQAALLHSLGIDTPKSITFNDPGALRHFAAGIRWPAVLKPDQGGSGARIQVVDSIEQVEEIFRRDPAYWLPDNLFLLQEYLPHDPGQGIVRLEFLGGRLLYAMRVKTHGRFNLCPSPVCNPDDGEGLCELPAAGPEAPPVEFHSYPEVPDEAVAVATRIVQAGRLDVGGIEYLETPDGRRVFYDVNANSNLRPSVAQAWGFDPFERVVDYLCAQLDKACT, from the coding sequence ATGAACCCGGCCGGCCCCGACCTCGTCGTCCTGCATGAGCACCCCGAATGGCAGAGGCCCCTGTTTGCCGCGCTGGAGCGGCGCGGCGTGCGCTTTGCGCCGTTCGACGTGACGCGCGCCGCGTTCGTCAATACCGAGGTGCCCGGCGCGAGGCTCTACTTCAATCAGGCAAGTCCCAGCGCCTACCTTCGCGGGAACACGCGCGCGGTGCCGCTCGCCCTGGCATACATGCGCACGCTCGAGCGGCTGGGTGCCCGGGTCCTCAACGGCGCGGGTGCCTTCGCGCTGGAGTTGAGCAAGAGCGCGCAGGCGGCGCTGCTGCATTCGCTCGGCATCGACACGCCGAAGTCGATCACGTTCAATGACCCCGGTGCGCTGCGGCACTTCGCCGCCGGCATCCGGTGGCCGGCCGTGCTCAAGCCCGACCAGGGCGGCAGCGGCGCGCGCATCCAGGTGGTGGACTCGATCGAGCAGGTCGAGGAGATCTTCCGGCGCGACCCGGCGTACTGGCTGCCGGACAACCTGTTCCTGCTGCAGGAATACCTGCCGCACGATCCCGGGCAGGGCATCGTGCGCCTCGAGTTCCTCGGCGGCCGCCTCCTGTATGCGATGCGGGTGAAGACGCACGGCCGCTTCAACCTGTGCCCCTCGCCCGTCTGCAACCCGGACGACGGGGAAGGCCTGTGCGAGCTGCCTGCGGCCGGGCCGGAGGCCCCGCCGGTCGAGTTCCATTCGTATCCGGAAGTGCCCGACGAAGCGGTTGCCGTCGCCACCCGCATCGTGCAGGCCGGGCGCCTGGACGTCGGTGGCATCGAGTACCTGGAAACGCCGGACGGCCGGCGCGTGTTCTACGACGTGAACGCGAACTCGAACCTGCGGCCCTCGGTGGCGCAGGCTTGGGGCTTCGATCCGTTCGAGCGGGTGGTCGACTACCTCTGCGCGCAGCTGGACAAAGCTTGCACCTGA
- a CDS encoding polyprenyl synthetase family protein: protein MATSVPAFEAYWQATRERLEEGFERALPHFFDRLPAGHLSTVRTVLAGGKRLRGSLVCLLNDALGGDPAAAVPRAMAVECVHAASLIHDDLVDGDASRRNRPATWATEGPRRAVLLADLMFATALQRMVELGRDDGLALAQAIATMAAGAFQEPLEPTDTLHSPGGEGMPYPELIYLKTGVLFGTACRMGALAAGASASVAAHAFEYGARTGEAYQMADDLQDLVGRPPGRPATAAQLALLAPAAWHFCPDLAQAPSPPGPDHAARLRLVLRSAMAAGIEARLQQARAAASQLPGGFLDGLLATAPDHIVAAMAAGAP, encoded by the coding sequence GTGGCCACCTCCGTGCCTGCCTTCGAGGCGTACTGGCAAGCCACTCGCGAGCGGCTGGAAGAGGGGTTCGAGCGCGCCCTCCCGCACTTCTTCGACCGGCTTCCGGCAGGCCATCTGTCCACCGTCCGCACGGTGCTGGCCGGTGGCAAGCGGCTGCGCGGCAGCCTCGTGTGCCTGTTGAACGATGCACTGGGCGGAGACCCGGCGGCGGCTGTCCCGCGGGCCATGGCCGTTGAGTGCGTGCATGCGGCTTCCCTGATCCACGATGACCTGGTCGACGGCGACGCCTCGCGCCGCAACCGTCCCGCCACCTGGGCCACCGAAGGCCCGCGCCGGGCCGTACTGCTGGCCGACCTGATGTTCGCCACGGCGCTGCAGCGGATGGTGGAACTGGGCCGGGACGATGGGCTCGCACTGGCGCAGGCCATCGCCACCATGGCCGCGGGGGCGTTCCAGGAGCCGCTGGAGCCCACCGACACGCTGCACTCGCCTGGCGGCGAAGGCATGCCCTACCCCGAGCTCATTTACCTCAAGACGGGCGTCCTGTTCGGTACGGCGTGCCGCATGGGCGCGCTGGCCGCCGGTGCGTCCGCATCCGTCGCGGCGCACGCGTTCGAGTACGGCGCCCGGACCGGCGAGGCCTACCAGATGGCCGACGACCTGCAGGATCTGGTCGGGCGGCCACCGGGTCGCCCTGCTACGGCGGCGCAGCTGGCCCTGCTCGCCCCGGCCGCCTGGCATTTCTGCCCTGACCTGGCCCAGGCGCCTTCCCCGCCCGGGCCGGATCATGCGGCACGGCTGCGGCTGGTGCTGCGCAGCGCCATGGCGGCGGGCATCGAAGCCCGCCTGCAGCAGGCAAGGGCCGCTGCCAGCCAGCTTCCCGGCGGTTTTCTCGATGGGCTGCTCGCAACCGCGCCCGATCACATCGTCGCGGCTATGGCGGCCGGCGCGCCGTGA